The sequence below is a genomic window from Mycobacterium spongiae.
TCCGCGGCGCTCGACCTTGAGTTTGCCAGCATTTCGCGAGTGTCTGGCGAGGCAATGGCGGGGGCCGGACGGTTCGCCGCGGGCGCGGGCCGCCACGGCGCCCTCGCGGGCCGTGACGAACACGCCTAGCGGTTCACTGCCGCTCGATGCTGTTGCCCGCCCCGAGGTTGTCGATCGTCGGGTCGCCACTGTGGTAAGTGATGGTGTTGTTGATCCCCACCACGCTGAGGCGCTCGTCGATCTCGTCGAAAGCGATCTTGTTGTTTGTGCCGCCGATGGTCACCGTCGCGCACGTGCCGGTCACGGTGAGAGTGTTGTCCGAGCCGCCGACGTTCAGGGATTTGCCATCGGCGCAGTCGATCGTGGCGGTAGTCGCGATGGATCCGTAGTTCAGTGTGTTGCCGATCTCGATCGAAGCGGTTGTGGTTCCGCCAGTCGTGGGCGTGGGTGGGGCGGTAGCGCCGCTGGGAACCGTCGTGGTCAGCGTGGGTCCGGGCGGCGTCGTTGTTGCCGGTGGATTGGCTGTCGAGCTGCAGCCGGCCAGCCCTAGCGCGACGAAGACCAGCGCCACTGCAGCTGGCCGCGATGAGTCGGAAATCCGTTGGGCGGGCATTGATCCTCGACTTCCCGGTGTGGCGGCGGAGTAGGAAACGAACGCGGCGGGCCGGCGCTAGCTACCGACCCGCTGGAGCCGGTTGACCATGCCCAATTCGCGGCCACGGTCCCAGATGAACGGGTCACCGTTCTTGAAAAACACCGTCTCGTCCCAGCCGTAGGCCGTGATGTCATTGATGATGGTGTCGGCGATAACGGTGTTGGAGGAGCCCATCACGGTCACCGCCCAGCAGGTTCCCAGCGCGGTGACCATGTTTTCCGTGCCATTGACGAACAGGGTGGAATCGTTGCAATCCACCACTCGCTCGATGCCCTCGCCTACCACGTGGGTATCGCCGTTCTTGGCATGGGCGACCGGCGGTGGGGCAGCCAGTGTCGCCGCGATGGCGATGGCACAGATAGCTGCCGATCCGGCCAGGGTCTTCCCATTCACTGCTGGCCGCCCTTCGCCTGTGGGTCTCTACTCGATGGAGCCCTGGACAGAGCTTACGTGCATTCGGCGGTGCGACGACAGACCCAATCCGCCAAAGGCGATAGACCCGGTCGATCCCAACCACGAAAGGCAATTCGACGGCGCGCCGTACTTTCGGCCCCAACCCTTCTCATCGATTCCGATGATCGCCACCATCGGCTTCGGTTCGGCTGCCCCTGTCGACAGAGTCAGCAGGTGCGAGCCGCTTCGCCGCGAATCCAGCCGTCAGATTCAGCGGCAGGACTATCACCACCGGCCACACCGCATCGTGGTTTGCGGCCATCAGGCCCAGCGCAATACTCAAACCTATTTGGCCAGCGCTGACGACGAGCTGTCCAAAGGCGATGAGGAAGATTCGCTCGGCTGGCTCAACGTAGTGCGAAATCCATAGTTGGGCTGCCGTGAACACATTTTGATTGGCAATCGCCGCAAGTGAAATCACGAGACCGATGGCGACGAGGTTGGGCCGCGATCCGGCCAGATGGCATGCGATGGAAAGCATTCCGGCTGCGATGCTGATGAGCGCGCTGCCGACGAACAAGCCGTTCAGACCGAACCTCGCGCGAGTGCGGTTCCACAAGCCGATGCCGCCCAAGAAGTCCGACGCTGACGAAGAGGACGACAGCGACCATGCGGTCATGTTCATCGCCCGGTATCGCGGCGACGCGGATGCAATCTGGGGGGGTCACAACCTGGCGGTTTGAATACCGGAATCATTCGCGCGATGGCTGGTACTGGGGGCGTGGTGACCGCTGCCGGCATGGTTTTCGCTGTCACCATGTCCCTCGTTGTGTTCAGCGATGTGCGGATTATCGGCCAGATCGGCACACCATAGGTTTGGGACTGCTGTTCGACACGCTGATCGTGCGCGCGGTTATGACGCCGCCCATTGCCGCATTGCTCGGACGCTGGTTCTGGTGGCCGCAACGAGTGCGGCCGCGCCCATCGAGTCAGATGCTGCGCCCATTCGGTCCGCGTGGCTTAGTTCGCGCCCTCTTGGTGTCACCCGACCACAAGTCGCCCGCTATGGATCGGCCTTAGCAGTGGTCACGGGTGGTGATCACGCTGCTCTTGAGCCAGTTGGGTCGATCCTCGGGGCGACCGGTCTCATTGCAGATATCGGCTGCAAAGGCACAATCTCGAACAGCGAACTAGCTGACCCAGCTAGCGTGACACTGGCAACTAGAGTTCTTCGCTATCCCTAGAGTCCACCGAAGGGCGGTCATGGCAGCTTCGCCGGAACCACCGACAGCGGGCGGCCGTGCCCGCGCCGCGAAAGCGGGCAAGGCCATCGCCCGCCCGGCCAAGCTGAGCCGCGACAGCATCGTCGACGGCGCCCTGAATTTCCTGGACCGGGAGGGTTGGGACTCGCTAACCATCAATGCGCTGGCGACACAGCTCGGGACCAAGGGGCCGTCGCTGTACAACCATGTGGAGAGCCTGGAAGACCTGCGCCGCGCGGTGCGGATTCGCGTCATCGACGACATCATCACGATGCTGAACAGGGTTGGCGAGGGGCGCGCCCGAGACGACGCGGTATTGGTCATGGCTGGTGCCTACCGCAGCTACGCCCATCACCACCCTGGGCGGTATTCGGCGTTCACCCGGATGCCGCTTGGCGGCGAGGACCCTGAGTACACCGCCGCGACCAGGGGCGCGGCCGGACCAGTTATCGCGGTGTTGTCCTCCTATGGCCTCGATGGCGAAGAGGCTTTCTATGCTGCGCTGGAGTTTTGGTCGGCAATGCACGGGTTCGTCTTGTTGGAGATGACTGGTGTCATGGACGACGTCGACACCGATGCGGTGTTCACCGACATGGTGCTCCGCCTGGCGGCTGGAATGAGCACACGCACTGCCCACGGCGAGACCAAGCCGGTCTAGCACCAACTGCGCGCCACCGGCCTCACGAGGGCCTCACGAGGGCCCGAAAGGGCACAGAACAGGCCGACCTCCCAGGGCTCGGCGAGCATTCTGCGTGGCGACGATGGTGGATCGGGAGTGCCCGGCGACACCGCTTTGACCTGCCAGACCGACGGCGGGTATTGTAGTGGCTCGTGCCTGGCGGCCTACAGCGCCTGACGTAAAGGCGTGGATGCCGGGCCAATTCGCATGTCCACGGTGCAACGGATAAGACGGATATGTTCGGGGCACGCAAATGCGACACGCCCGGTCGCGGGGTACGGGGTTTATTCCGAGGCAGGGCACAACGAGAACGTGAACGCGCAATAGAGAAAGCCGGTAGATGCCAACCATTCAGCAGCTGGTCCGCAAGGGTCGTCGGGACAAGATCGCAAAGGTCAAGACCGCGGCTTTGAAGGGCAGCCCGCAGCGCCGTGGCGTGTGCACTCGCGTGTACACCACCACTCCGAAGAAGCCGAACTCGGCTCTTCGAAAGGTTGCTCGCGTGAAGCTGACAAGTCAGGTCGAGGTCACGGCTTACATCCCTGGTGAGGGTCACAACCTCCAAGAGCACTCGATGGTGTTGGTGCGTGGCGGTCGGGTCAAGGACCTGCCCGGTGTGCGGTACAAGATCATCCGCGGTTCGCTTGACACGCAGGGCGTGAAGAACCGCAAGCAGGCTCGCAGCCGTTACGGCGCCAAGAAGGAGAAGAGCTAATGCCGCGCAAGGGGCCCGCGCCCAAGCGTCCGCTGGTCAACGACCCCGTCTACGGGTCGCTGCTGGTCACCCAGCTGGTGAACAAGGTCCTGTTGAAGGGGAAGAAATCGCTAGCCGAGCGCATTGTGTATGGAGCGCTTGAGCACGCCCGCGACAAGACCGGCACCGACCCGGTCGTCACCCTCAAGCGCGCTCTCGACAACGTCAAGCCTGCCCTGGAAGTGCGCAGCCGTCGCGTCGGCGGCGCGACCTATCAGGTGCCGGTCGAGGTGCGCCCCGACCGGTCGACCACGTTGGCGTTGCGCTGGCTGGTCGGCTATTCGCGGCAACGGCGAGAGAAGACGATGATCGAGCGCTTGGCGAATGAGATCCTCGATGCCAGCAATGGCCTCGGGGCTTCGGTGAAACGACGCGAAGACACGCACAAGATGGCCGAGGCGAACCGCGCCTTTGCGCATTATCGCTGGTAAAAACCATCGCCGTGCCCACAGCCGCGGAAGCGGCGACATCACCGAGAAGGCCGTCACGCAACAACCGACAGCGATAGATAGCTAACTAGCAAACCGAAAGAGTGGGAAGACTTCTGTGGCACAGAAGGACGTGCTGACCGACCTGACGAAGGTCCGCAACATCGGGATCATGGCGCACATCGACGCCGGCAAGACCACGACGACGGAGCGCATCCTCTACTACACCGGGATCAGCTACAAGATCGGTGAGGTGCACGACGGTGCCGCCACCATGGACTGGATGGAGCAGGAGCAAGAGCGCGGCATCACCATCACCTCCGCAGCCACCACCTGCTTCTGGAATGACAACCAGATCAACATCATCGATACGCCCGGTCACGTCGATTTCACGGTTGAAGTCGAGCGCTCGCTGCGTGTTCTCGATGGCGCCGTCGCAGTGTTCGACGGCAAGGAAGGTGTCGAACCGCAATCCGAGCAGGTCTGGCGGCAGGCCGACAAGTATGACGTCCCGCGGATCTGCTTCGTCAACAAGATGGACAAGATCGGCGCCGATTTCTATTTCTCGGTGAAGACCATGGAGGAGCGCCTGGGCGCCAACGTCCTTCCGATCCAGCTGCCCGTGGGCTCCGAGGGGGACTTCGAAGGTGTCGTCGACCTAGTCGAGATGAACGCCAAGGTGTGGCGCGGCGAGACCAAGCTTGGCGAGACGTACGACACCGTCGAAATCCCGTCCGAACTGGCCGAGAAGGTGGACGAGTACCGCACCAAGCTGCTCGAGGCGGTTGCCGAAACCGACGAGGAACTGTTGGAGAGATACCTTGGCGGCGAGGAACTCACCGTCGCCGAGATCAAGGGCGCGATCCGCAAGCTGACGATCAGCTCGGAGGCCTACCCGGTGTTGTGCGGCAGCGCCTTCAAGAACAAGGGCGTGCAGCCGATGCTCGATGCGGTTATCGACTACCTGCCTTCGCCACTGGATGTGCCACCGGCGCTGGGCCACCCGCCCGGCAAGGAGGACCAGGAAATCCTGCGCAAGCCCTCGACCGACGAGCCGTTCTCGGCGCTGGCGTTCAAGGTCGCGACACATCCGTTCTTCGGCAAGCTGACCTACGTCCGGGTGTACTCCGGCAAGGTTGACTCTGGCAGCCAGGTCATCAACGCCACCAAAGGCAAGAAGGAACGCCTGGGCAAGCTGTTCCAGATGCACTCCAATAAGGAGAACCCGGTCGACACCGCCAGTGCCGGCCACATCTACGCGGTGATTGGCCTCAAGGACACCACCACCGGCGACACGCTGAGCGATCCGAACCAGCAGATCGTGCTGGAGTCGATGACCTTCCCCGATCCGGTGATCGAGGTGGCTATCGAGCCCAAGACGAAGAGCGACCAGGAAAAGCTGAGTCTGTCGATTCAAAAGCTCGCGGAAGAAGATCCGACCTTTAAGGTGCATCTCGATCAGGAGACCGGTCAGACCGTGATCGGTGGCATGGGTGAGCTGCACCTGGACATCTTGGTCGACCGGATGCGGCGGGAATTCAAGGTCGAGGCCAACGTCGGCAAGCCACAGGTCGCGTACAAGGAGACCATCCGCCGCGTGGTCGAGAGCGTCGAGTACACGCACAAGAAGCAGACCGGTGGTTCGGGCCAGTTCGCCAAGGTGATCATCAAACTCGAGCCGTTCACCGGCGAAGACGGCGCGACGTACGAATTCCAGAGCAAAGTCACTGGCGGTCGCGTCCCACGCGAGTACATCCCGTCGGTCGATGCCGGTGCACAGGACGCGATGCAGTACGGGGTCCTGGCGGGTTACCCGCTGGTGAACCTGAAGGTCACTCTGCTCGATGGTGCCTTTCACGAGGTCGACTCTTCGGAGATGGCCTTCAAGATCGCTGGTTCGCAGGTGATGAAGAAGGCAGCTGGGCAGGCCCAGCCGGTGATCCTGGAACCTATTATGGCTGTCGAGGTGACGACGCCCGAGGACTACATGGGCGACGTGATCGGCGACCTGAACTCCCGCCGTGGTCATATCCAGGCCATGGAGGAGCGGAGCGGGGCACGCGTCGTCCAGGCGCATGTGCCGCTGTCGGAAATGTTCGGCTACGTCGGCGACCTGCGGTCAAAGACTCAAGGCCGGGCGAACTACTCCATGGTGTTCGACTCGTACTCCGAAGTGCCGGCGAACGTGTCGAAGGAGATCATCGCGAAGGCGACGGGCGAGTGAGCGGCGAGGCGACGGCGAGTGAGCGAAGCTCACGAGTAAGGAGCCGAGCAGTCGGGACAAGCTCAGGAGTGAGGAGCCGAGCGATCGGCATCTTAGCGACAGGGAGTAACCTGGCCCGGTTACTGCCGCGGCATAACTGAAAACATCGAAACTGCTTTTTTAAGCACCAACAAGTCCAGGAGGACATAGAAGTGGCGAAGGCGAAGTTCCAGCGGACCAAGCCCCACGTCAACATCGGGACCATCGGTCACGTTGACCACGGCAAGACCACCCTGACCGCGGCTATCACCAAGGTGCTGCATGATAAGTATCCCGAGCTGAACGAGTCGAAGGCGTTCGATCAGATCGACAACGCCCCCGAGGAGCGTCAGCGCGGTATCACCATCAACATCGCGCACGTGGAGTACCAGACCGACAAGCGTCACTATGCACACGTTGACGCCCCGGGTCACGCCGACTACATCAAGAACATGATCACCGGTGCCGCCCAGATGGATGGTGCGATCCTGGTGGTCGCCGCCACTGACGGCCCGATGCCGCAGACTCGTGAGCACGTGCTTCTCGCACGTCAGGTGGGCGTGCCGTACATCCTGGTGGCCCTGAACAAGGCTGACGCCGTTGACGACGAGGAGCTCATTGAGCTCGTCGAGATGGAGGTCCGCGAGCTGCTGGCCGCCCAGGAGTTCGACGAGGAAGCCCCGGTCGTCCGCGTCTCGGCGCTCAAGGCCCTCGAGGGTGACCCGAAGTGGGTCAAGTCGGTCGAGGAACTGATGGAAGCGGTCGACGACTCGATTCCGGACCCGGTGCGCGACACCGAAAAGCCGTTCCTGATGCCAGTCGAGGACGTCTTCACGATCACCGGCCGCGGCACCGTTGTTACCGGTCGTGTCGAGCGCGGCATCATCAACATCAACGAGGAAGTCGAGATCGTCGGTATCCGCCCGGACACCACCAAGACGACCGTCACCGGCGTGGAGATGTTCCGCAAGCTGCTCGACCAGGGGCAGGCCGGCGACAACGTCGGTTTGTTGCTGCGTGGTGTGAAGCGTGAGGACGTCGAACGTGGCCAGGTCGTGACCAAGCCCGGCACCACTACCCCGCACACCGAGTTCGAAGGCCAGGTCTACATCCTGGCCAAGGACGAAGGTGGCCGGCACACGCCGTTCTTCAACAACTACCGTCCGCAGTTCTACTTCCGTACCACCGACGTAACTGGCGTGGTGACGCTGCCGGAGGGAACTGAAATGGTGATGCCTGGCGACAACACCAACATCTCGGTCAAGCTGATTCAGCCCGTCGCCATGGACGAAGGTCTGCGCTTCGCGATCCGCGAGGGGGGCCGCACGGTCGGCGCCGGCCGGGTCACCAAGATCATCAAGTAGGTTGCGCTAGCCGGATTTGTCATTGCGCCCGGATCGCCGACAGCGGCGATCCGGGCGCAATGCTATGCGCTCGTCCTCGTCGGGGCCGGATCGCCGCCGCCAGTACGTCGCTCACGCACGCCCTGCGAGCGTTACTCTGACACGAACTTCTTGGCATGAGTTTCCCGGCAAGGCGAGGAGCAGGTAGGTGTTGGCGCGCTACATCAAGATGCAGCTATTGGTGCTGTTGTGCGGAGGCCTGGTCGGGCCGATCTTCCTGGTCGTCTACTTCACCCTCGGTCTGGGCAGCCTACTGTCGTGGATGTTCTACGTCGGTCTGCTGATAACGGTCGCGGATGTAGTGATCGCCCTTGCGCTGACCAATTGGGGCGCGAAGACGTCCGCCAAGCGGGCCGAATTGGAACAGAGCGGAGTGCTGGCGCTGGCACAAATCACCGGGCTCACCGAGACGGGGACACGCATCAACGACCGGCCGCTGGTGAAGGTACACCTCCACATCTCCGGCCCCGGCATTGCGCCGTTCGATACCGAAGACCGGGTCATCGCCAGC
It includes:
- a CDS encoding DUF3060 domain-containing protein; its protein translation is MNGKTLAGSAAICAIAIAATLAAPPPVAHAKNGDTHVVGEGIERVVDCNDSTLFVNGTENMVTALGTCWAVTVMGSSNTVIADTIINDITAYGWDETVFFKNGDPFIWDRGRELGMVNRLQRVGS
- the rpsG gene encoding 30S ribosomal protein S7, coding for MPRKGPAPKRPLVNDPVYGSLLVTQLVNKVLLKGKKSLAERIVYGALEHARDKTGTDPVVTLKRALDNVKPALEVRSRRVGGATYQVPVEVRPDRSTTLALRWLVGYSRQRREKTMIERLANEILDASNGLGASVKRREDTHKMAEANRAFAHYRW
- the rpsL gene encoding 30S ribosomal protein S12, which encodes MPTIQQLVRKGRRDKIAKVKTAALKGSPQRRGVCTRVYTTTPKKPNSALRKVARVKLTSQVEVTAYIPGEGHNLQEHSMVLVRGGRVKDLPGVRYKIIRGSLDTQGVKNRKQARSRYGAKKEKS
- a CDS encoding DUF3060 domain-containing protein; protein product: MPAQRISDSSRPAAVALVFVALGLAGCSSTANPPATTTPPGPTLTTTVPSGATAPPTPTTGGTTTASIEIGNTLNYGSIATTATIDCADGKSLNVGGSDNTLTVTGTCATVTIGGTNNKIAFDEIDERLSVVGINNTITYHSGDPTIDNLGAGNSIERQ
- the fusA gene encoding elongation factor G, giving the protein MAQKDVLTDLTKVRNIGIMAHIDAGKTTTTERILYYTGISYKIGEVHDGAATMDWMEQEQERGITITSAATTCFWNDNQINIIDTPGHVDFTVEVERSLRVLDGAVAVFDGKEGVEPQSEQVWRQADKYDVPRICFVNKMDKIGADFYFSVKTMEERLGANVLPIQLPVGSEGDFEGVVDLVEMNAKVWRGETKLGETYDTVEIPSELAEKVDEYRTKLLEAVAETDEELLERYLGGEELTVAEIKGAIRKLTISSEAYPVLCGSAFKNKGVQPMLDAVIDYLPSPLDVPPALGHPPGKEDQEILRKPSTDEPFSALAFKVATHPFFGKLTYVRVYSGKVDSGSQVINATKGKKERLGKLFQMHSNKENPVDTASAGHIYAVIGLKDTTTGDTLSDPNQQIVLESMTFPDPVIEVAIEPKTKSDQEKLSLSIQKLAEEDPTFKVHLDQETGQTVIGGMGELHLDILVDRMRREFKVEANVGKPQVAYKETIRRVVESVEYTHKKQTGGSGQFAKVIIKLEPFTGEDGATYEFQSKVTGGRVPREYIPSVDAGAQDAMQYGVLAGYPLVNLKVTLLDGAFHEVDSSEMAFKIAGSQVMKKAAGQAQPVILEPIMAVEVTTPEDYMGDVIGDLNSRRGHIQAMEERSGARVVQAHVPLSEMFGYVGDLRSKTQGRANYSMVFDSYSEVPANVSKEIIAKATGE
- the tuf gene encoding elongation factor Tu produces the protein MAKAKFQRTKPHVNIGTIGHVDHGKTTLTAAITKVLHDKYPELNESKAFDQIDNAPEERQRGITINIAHVEYQTDKRHYAHVDAPGHADYIKNMITGAAQMDGAILVVAATDGPMPQTREHVLLARQVGVPYILVALNKADAVDDEELIELVEMEVRELLAAQEFDEEAPVVRVSALKALEGDPKWVKSVEELMEAVDDSIPDPVRDTEKPFLMPVEDVFTITGRGTVVTGRVERGIININEEVEIVGIRPDTTKTTVTGVEMFRKLLDQGQAGDNVGLLLRGVKREDVERGQVVTKPGTTTPHTEFEGQVYILAKDEGGRHTPFFNNYRPQFYFRTTDVTGVVTLPEGTEMVMPGDNTNISVKLIQPVAMDEGLRFAIREGGRTVGAGRVTKIIK
- a CDS encoding TetR/AcrR family transcriptional regulator produces the protein MARPAKLSRDSIVDGALNFLDREGWDSLTINALATQLGTKGPSLYNHVESLEDLRRAVRIRVIDDIITMLNRVGEGRARDDAVLVMAGAYRSYAHHHPGRYSAFTRMPLGGEDPEYTAATRGAAGPVIAVLSSYGLDGEEAFYAALEFWSAMHGFVLLEMTGVMDDVDTDAVFTDMVLRLAAGMSTRTAHGETKPV